A region from the Triticum aestivum cultivar Chinese Spring chromosome 3D, IWGSC CS RefSeq v2.1, whole genome shotgun sequence genome encodes:
- the LOC123079557 gene encoding uncharacterized protein produces MEARPRPSGVRRVTAKKRPRPDASSNSARKLQRREIAAFPERTFAASTTRERFRNIQLQEEFDTYDPKENSSLLPYLRKRSEIIEIVGARDIIFALSQLGVCAAFSRVTNQRICFLNGSPDEVIRSLFYNKNNDSLITVSVYGSENFSALRCRTTRIEYIRRGKPDAGFPLFETESLRWPGFVEFDDVNGKVLTYSAQDSTYKVFDLKNYTLLYTISDKDVQEIKISPGIMLLIYSRKKGYIPLEILSIEDGKRLKSFRHLLHRNKKIDFIEQFNEKLLVKQDGENLQILDVTNSKITEVSSNEFVTPSAFIFLYEMQLFLTFRNRSVSVWNFRGELVTSFEDHLLWHPDCNTNSIYITSNQDLIISYCKAEPDDPSSEDNACSINISDILTGKCMAKIKAGNLCKQKSSKFLCTPLEALGDITSLYYDEEREEIITGNHQGLIHVWSN; encoded by the exons ATGGAGGCGAGGCCTCGGCCTTCCGGCGTGCGGAGGGTGACCGCCAAGAAGCGGCCGAGGCCGGATGCGTCCTCCAACAGCGCGCGGAAGCTACAGCGCCGGGAGATTGCCGCATTCCCCGAGCGCACCTTCGCCGCCAGCACCACGCGGGAGCGGTTCCGCAACATCCAGCTCCAG GAAGAATTTGATACATATGATCCTAAGGAGAACAGTTCGCTACTACCTTACTTGAGGAAGCGGTCTGAAATTATCGAGATAGTTGGAGCCCGTGATATTATCTTTGCTTTATCACAGCTGGGAGTATGTGCTGCGTTCAGTAGAG TGACAAACCAGCGGATTTGCTTTCTGAATGGAAGTCCAGATGAAGTCATCCGTAGTTTGTTCTATAACAAGAACAATGACTCGCTTATAACCGTATCAGTTTATGGTTCTGAAAATTTCAGTGCTTTAAGATGCAGGACAACTCGAATCGA GTATATACGCCGTGGAAAGCCAGATGCTGGTTTCCCTCTTTTTGAGACAGAATCGTTAAGGTGGCCTGGTTTCGTGGAATTTGATGATGTAAACGGAAAAGTGCTGACTTACTCTGCTCAAGACAG TACTTACAAGGTGTTTGACTTGAAGAATTACACACTTCTGTATACGATATCTGATAAAGATGTTCAAGAGATAAAAATCAG CCCTGGTATAATGCTATTGATATACTCTAGAAAAAAGGGCTATATTCCTCTTGAGATTCTTTCTATTGAAGATGGTAAGCGCTTGAAGTCATTCAGGCATCTTCTTCATCGCAACAAGAAGATCGATTTCATCGAGCAATTCAATGAAAAGCTTCTAGTTAAGCAGGATGGGGAGAACCTTCAAATTCTTGAT GTAACAAACTCTAAGATCACAGAAGTGAGCAGCAATGAGTTTGTGACTCCATCAGCTTTTATTTTTCTGTACGAGATGCAGTTGTTCCTGACCTTCCGTAATCGATCAGTATCAGTTTGGAATTTCCGTGGTGAACTGGTGACATCCTTTGAGGATCATTTGTTGTGGCATCCTGATTGCAATACAAACAGTATTTACATAACTAGCAACCAAGACCTCATTATCTCTTACTGCAAAGCTGAACCGGATGATCCATCTTCAGAAGACAATG CCTGTTCTATAAACATCAGCGACATATTGACCGGGAAATGCATGGCCAAGATAAAGGCAGGGAACCTGTGCAAACAGAAGTCGTCGAAGTTCCTGTGCACGCCTCTAGAGGCCCTGGGCGACATTACATCTCTGTACTACGACGAAGAGCGTGAGGAGATCATCACCGGCAACCATCAAGGCCTCATCCATGTGTGGTCAAATTAA
- the LOC123074910 gene encoding cytochrome P450 704C1-like — protein sequence MATGMPECSPALLVAAGLAVLAICSYLATIVVGRGAARYPPVVGTVFHQVYHLRRLHDYFTDLFREHATFRLLAPGRRQIYTSDTAVVEHILRTNFANYGKGASNYDKMGDLFGDGIFAVDGDKWKQQRKIASYDFSTRALRDFSGGVFNRNAAKLAHIVSGNAAAKQPMDFQALLMKATMDSIFTIAFGVDLGTLSGSDEGSRFAAAFDDASEFILLRYVDAFWKVSRFLNVGAEAALRHRIKVVDEFVYKCIRARADEMSDGNKAHDTGSKDDLLSRFILATNSDTGKVDYKYLRDIILNIVMAGKDTTAGALAWFLYMMCKHPEVQEKISKEAADAGEATSSIDDFSRSLTEEALNKMHYLHAALTETLRLYPSLPLDNKECFSDDVLPNGFSVGKGDIVFYAPYAMGRMERLWGEDAIAFRPERWLDERGEFLPESPFKFTAFQAGPRICLGKEFAYRQMKIFAAVLLRFFVLELHDKYASVNYRTMITLYIDQGLHLTATARGII from the exons ATGGCGACGGGAATGCCAGAGTGCTCTCCGGCTTTGCTGGTGGCTGCCGGCCTCGCCGTGCTAGCGATCTGCTCGTACCTTGCCACCATCGTTGTCGGCCGCGGCGCCGCGCGGTACCCGCCCGTGGTCGGAACGGTGTTCCACCAGGTATACCACCTCCGGCGGCTGCACGACTACTTCACGGACCTGTTCCGCGAGCACGCGACGTTCCGGCTGCTCGCGCCGGGACGGAGGCAGATTTACACGTCCGACACGGCGGTGGTCGAACACATCCTCAGGACCAACTTCGCCAACTACGGCAAG GGCGCGTCTAACTACGACAAGATGGGCGATCTCTTCGGAGACGGCATCTTCGCGGTGGACGGCGACAAGTGGAAGCAGCAGAGGAAGATCGCCAGCTACGACTTCTCGACGAGGGCACTCCGGGACTTCAGCGGCGGCGTCTTCAACCGGAACGCCGCCAAGCTCGCGCACATCGTCTCCGGCAACGCAGCCGCGAAGCAACCCATGGACTTCCAG GCCCTTCTGATGAAAGCGACGATGGACTCCATCTTCACCATCGCCTTCGGCGTGGACCTCGGCACGCTGTCGGGGTCGGACGAGGGGAGCCGCTTCGCCGCGGCTTTCGACGACGCCAGCGAGTTCATCCTGCTACGTTACGTCGATGCGTTCTGGAAGGTGTCGAGGTTCCTCAACGTCGGCGCCGAGGCGGCGCTCAGGCACAGGATCAAGGTCGTCGACGAGTTCGTGTACAAGTGCATCCGGGCCAGGGCGGACGAGATGTCGGACGGCAACAAGGCACACGACACT GGGTCGAAGGATGATCTGCTGTCCAGGTTCATACTGGCAACCAACAGCGACACCGGGAAGGTGGATTACAAGTACCTGAGAGACATCATATTGAACATAGTCATGGCCGGCAAGGACACGACCGCCGGAGCGCTTGCCTGGTTCCTTTACATGATGTGCAAGCACCCGGAGGTCCAGGAGAAGATAAGCAAGGAGGCTGCCGACGCTGGTGAGGCCACGTCGTCCATCGACGACTTCTCCCGGAGCCTCACCGAGGAAGCGCTGAACAAGATGCACTACCTGCACGCCGCCCTGACGGAGACGCTCAGGCTGTACCCTTCTCTCCCGTTG GATAACAAGGAGTGCTTTTCAGACGACGTTCTGCCCAACGGCTTCAGCGTTGGGAAGGGAGACATCGTGTTCTACGCCCCCTACGCCATGGGCCGGATGGAGCGGCTGTGGGGCGAGGACGCCATTGCCTTCCGGCCGGAAAGATGGCTCGACGAGCGCGGCGAGTTCCTACCGGAGAGCCCTTTCAAGTTTACAGCTTTCCAGGCTGGTCCAAGGATCTGCTTGGGAAAGGAATTCGCGTACAGGCAGATGAAGATCTTCGCGGCTGTGCTGCTCCGCTTCTTCGTGCTCGAGCTGCACGACAAGTATGCCAGCGTCAACTACAGGACCATGATCACGCTCTACATCGACCAGGGTCTCCATCTTACGGCTACGGCCAGAGGCATCATATAG